A region of the Kribbella sp. NBC_01245 genome:
TGGCGGCGCGGAGCTGGTCGCGATACTCCAACCGCACCTTCTACCTTTTCGTCTCGCCCTGGGTGGCCGGGTTTGTGCTGTTGACCGCGGTCCCGCTCGTCTATGCGTTCGGGATGAGCCTGACCAACTTCGACGGCAGCTCGCCGCGCTGGCGCTGGGTCGGGTTGCGCAACTACGCCGAGCTGTACCGCGACACCGACGCCTGGGCGTCCCTGCTGCGCACGTTGGGTTTCACCGCGATCGTGGTGCCGCTCAGCGTCGCCGGCGCGCTCGGACTGGCGGTGCTGCTGAACCGGCGGCTGAAAGCGGTAGGGCTCTGGCGCACGATCTTCTTCCTGCCGTCGGTCGTGCCGGTGGTCGCGATGGCGATCATGTGGAAGCTGGTGTTCAACCGGGACGCCGGTCTTCTCAACGCGGTTCTCGCCGTGGCGGGAATCGACTCGATCACCTGGCTGGTCGACCCGGTGGCGTTCTACGCGCTGGTCACGGTGTCGCTGTGGGGGCTGGGCGGCGGCATGGTGATCATGCTCGCCGCGCTCCAGGGCGTGCCGCCTGAGCTCGAGGAAGCCGCCGTGGTGGATGGCGCGAGCCGCTGGCGGGTATTCCGGCACGTCACTGTGCCGATGATCTCGCCGGTGCTGTTCTTCCAGGTGGTCACTGGGGTGATCGCCTCGTTCCAGATCGTCGTACAGCCGTTGCTGCTTGCCGAGACGAACAGCATCTCGGGAGTGGGCCATGTGCCGCGCAGCACCCACCTCTACATGGTTCAGGTCTACGAGGAGTTCTTTCAGTCGAACCGGTTCGGCTACGGCTCGGCGATGTTGTGGGTGTTCTTCATCGTGATCCTGGCGATCACCCTGCTGGTGCAGCGATCGAGCCGTCTCTGGGTGTACTACGAGGTGGACAGCGATGGCCGGCACTAGACGCGCGCACCCGCAGCTTGCCCGGCCGCGCTTCCAGCCGAGCGCTGCCGCGATGTACGTGCTGCTGCTGGTGTTGGCGATGCTGTTCGTCGGGCCGATCGGCTGGCTGCTGCTCGCCGCGCTGAAGTCACGCGAGGAGTGGGGGGCCATACCGACGCGGCTCCTGCCCGAACAAGCACAGTGGGACAACTTCGGCCGGGCTCTCACGGACATCAACTTCGCGGCCTACACGGCCAACTCGCTCTTTCTCTCCACGATGTACGCCCTGCTCGTCACCGCGACCAGCGCACTCGTCGGCTTCGGGTTCGCCCGGCTGCGCGGACGAGGCCAGCACGCGCTGTTCCTGGTGGTGCTGTCGACCATGATGCTGCCGCAGATCTTGACGCTGCTGCCGACGTACGTGCTGTTCGCCCGGATCGGCGTGGTCAACACGTACTGGCCGTGGGTGCTGTGGGGGCTCGGGGCCTCGCCGTACCTGGTGTTCCTGTTCCGGCAGTTCTTCGCGGCGATCCCGCGCGAACTGGAGGACGCGGCCATCATGGACGGCTGCGGCTGGGCCCGGATCTTCGGCCGGATCTTCCTGCCGCTGTCGTGGCCCGCCCTGATCACGTCGTTCCTGCTGTCGTTCACCTGGACCTGGGGTGACTACATCGCCCCGGCGCTGCTGCTCGACGTGGACCACACGACGCTCTCGGTCGCGATCACCGCGTGGTACCGCGATCCGCGCGGCAACGCGATTCCAACCGTGCAGGCTGCCGGTGCGGCTCTCTACACCATTCCGGTCCTGCTCATCTTCCTGTTCGCCCAGCGGTACTTCATCCGGAGCGTCGTCGCGTCCGGGATCAAAGGATAAGTGGAGGTTGCTATGAAGCACGGGAAAGTCGCGGCCGTCTTGACGGTCACCGCCCTCTCGACCGCCCTGCTCACCGCCCCCGCCGGAGCGGCGTCCAGCCTCACCGGGCGTGACGCCGAGGTGTCGACGCCCTCGAGCGCGGTCGCCGCGACGAGCCGGTACGAGGCCGAGTCCGCACCCGCCGTGTGCAGTGGCGCCGTCGCCTCAAACCACTCCGGCTACTCCGGCAGCGGTTTCTGCGACACGTCCAACGCCGTAGGCAGCGCGGTCACGTTCACGGTGAACGCGGCGGCCGCGGGCACGGCGACCCTGGCGTTCCGGTACGCCAATGGCAGCGGCGCGAACCGTCCCGGTGACGTGAGCGTCAACGGCTCGGTGGCACAGGCCGGGATGGCGTTCGCGGCCACCGCCTCCTGGACCACGTGGGCGACCAGGACCCTGACCGTGCAGCTGAACGCCGGGGCCAACACCGTACGGCTGGCCGCGACCACCGCCGGCGGACTGGGCAACATCGACTACCTCGAGGTCACGACCGGCGACGTCGGTAACGACACGATCATGCGTGGCGCGGACGTGTCGACGCTGCAACGGGCCGGCGACCTCGGTACGAAGTACTACTACGCCAACGGCACCCAGGGTGATGCGCTGGACATCCTCAAGAGCGCCGGCGTCAACTACGTCCGGCTGCGGATCTGGAACAACCCGCGCAGCGGCTACAACAACAAGGCCAAGGTCCTGGAGTACGCGCGCACGGTGAAGGCCAAGGGCCTGAAGCTGATGATCGACTTCCACTACTCCGACACCTGGGCGGACCCGGGCAAGCAGTACAAGCCCGCCGCGTGGGCCAACCACGGCATCGGCCAGCTGCAGACCGACGTCTACAACTACACGTACGACGTCTGCAACAGCCTGAAGGCGCAGGGCACCACTCCGGACAGCGTGCAGATCGGCAACGAGATCAACACCGGCATGCTCTGGCCCGAGGGCGCGGTGAACAACAGCAACTTCACCAACCTCGGTCTGCTGCTCAAGGCCGGCTACAACGCCACCAAGGCGTGTAACAGCGGCACCCAGGTGGTCATCCACACCGCGAGGGTGGAGAGCGGCGCTCGCTGGTTCTACGACGGCATCCGGTCCCAAGGCGTCCAGTGGGACGTCACCGCGCTGTCCTACTACTGCTACTGGCACGGCAGCATGTCCGGAATGGCCGGTGTCGTCTCCGACATGAAGTCGCGGTACGGCAAGCCGGTGATCCTCGCCGAGACCGCCTACCCCTTCACCACGGCCAACTACGACCACGCCGGCAACATCATCACCTCCTCGCAGCCCTGCGCCGGCCACTCGGCCACACCGTCCGGCCAGCAGGCCAACTTCGCCGCCGTGCAGAACACCTCCCGCAACGCCGGCGCGAGTGGCGTCTTCTACTGGGAACCCACCTGGCACGCCGCCGTACCCGGTAACGGCTGGGACCCGGCCGACATCAACAACTCCGGCAATGCCTGGGAGAACCAGGCCGTCTTCGACCGGACCGGTCGCATCAACCCCAACATCCGCTGGCTCCCGTAACAGCGCCAGCCCCTACGCCCCCAACCATTCCTGCCCCCAAGGAGTCATCTATGACCATTCAACGTCGTTCCTTCCTCAGGCTCACCGCCGCCGCCGGCGTCGCCGGAGCGGGCCTGTCCCAGCTCGGCGCAGCACAGGCACTCGGGATTCTCGGCCCCCAAGGCGACGCGCCGTCGACACCGTTCGCGGTCGGCGTGCGCCGCTACAACTGGACCCGCGGCAGCCGCCCGTGCACCACCTACGTCTACTACCCCGCGACCGGCACCGCCGGCGGCAACCCGGTGACCGACGCCCCTGCCGCCGGCGGTGTCTTCCCCATCTACAACTTCACCCACGGCTTCGGCAGCAGCCCGCAGGGTTCTCTGTTCATCATCAAGGCCTTGGCCGCGGCGGGCTTCATCGTCCCCGCCCCGCACTTCAACCACAACTTCAGCGACGTCAACAACGGCAACACCTCCAAGGACGTCTCGCAGATCCTCACCAACACCCTCGCGCTCAACGCGAGCGGACCACTGGCCGGGCACATCAACACCGGTATCGGCGTCGGCATCTCGGGTCACTCCCTGGGCGGCATGATCACCCATGGCCTGCTGACCTCCTGGCCCGACAGCCGGGTCATCTCCGCCAACCCGCAGTCCTGCGTGGACATGGGCAATCCGTCCAGTTCGGTCTCGGCCAAGGTCCTGTTCGTCCACGGCGACCGGGACGGGACCACGTCGTACTCCTCGGCCCGGCAGGCGTACACGGAGATGACGTGGCCCAAGGCGTTCCTCACCTTCGTCGGCGGCAGCCACACGAGCTTCTGGAGCGACCAGCGCTTCCCGAGGACGGTCGTCGACTGGGCCCGCTGGACCATGTACGGCGACACCGCGGCACGGGACCGCCTCCCCGCCGATGCGGCCGGGGCCAACACCAGGTGGGAAGCCCGGCTGGGCGACACGCAGCCCGGTCCGGCCGCCTACAGCCTGGTGGCTCAGCACAGCGGTAAGGCCGCCGATATCAGCGGGGCCTCCACCGCAGCCGGGGCACGGCTCGTCCAGTGGGCCGCCAGCACCCGCACGAACCAGCAGTTCGAGTTCGTGGACGCCGGCGACGGCCATGTCCGGATCAAGGCCCGGCACAGTGGCCTATTCCTCCAGCCTTCCGGCACCGCGGCCGGCGCGGACGTCGTCCAACAGGCCGACAGCGGCGCCACCGGCCAGCAGTGGCGCGTGATCGATCACGGCAGTGACGTGATCAGCCTCGTCAACCGCGCGTCCGGCCTGGCCATGGATGTCTGGGAGCGCTCGACCGCCGACGGCGCCCGCATCGCCCTATGGACGTACAGCGGCAGCCCCAACCAGCGCTTCACCCGCCGCCGCGTCTGACCCGTGACCTGTCCGGGGCACCGCTCGGCCACCAAGGCGAGCGGTGTCCCGCAACCCTTCGCAACCACCCTGGACGGATCCGATGACACAGTCCTCCCTCGATTCGACCCCACCGCGGCGTCCGCGCGGACGCCGTACCGCACTCGTCCTCGTCGGCGCCCTGATCGCGAGCGCCATCGCCTTGGTCGCAGGAACGTCGGCGAACGCGGCCAACCAGCAGGAGCTCGACGCTGCGCCTGCCTCGACGTACGCCGGCTATCTGTTCTCCTACTTCACCGGCGAGAACACCTCCGCGGGCGAGCAGGTCTACTTCGGGCTCAGTCAGGGCAACGACCCGACCCGGTGGCGCCAACTCAACGCCGGACGGCCCGTGTTGACCACGACGGTGGGGACCCGCGGCGTGCGGGACCCGTTCATCATCCGCTCACCGCAGGGCGACAAGTTCTACCAGATCGCCACCGACCTGCGGATGTACGGCAACGGCAACTGGGACCAGGTCCAGCGGACCGGCAGCAAGTCGATCGTGGTCTGGGAGTCGACCGACCTGGTGAACTGGAGCGCGCCGCGCCTGGCACGCGTCTCGCCGGATACGGCAGGCAACACCTGGGCGCCGGAGGCGTACTACGACGAGGGCCTCGGCCGGTACGTCGTGTTCTGGGCGTCGAAGCTGTACTCCGCCAGCGACCCGAACCACACCCGCACCACCTACAACCGCATGATGTACGCCACGACGTCCGACTTCCGCACGTTCAGCGCTCCACAGGTCTGGGTCGACAAGGGCTACTCCACGATCGACTCGACGCTCATCAAGCACAACGGGACCTATCACCGCTTCACGAAGGACGAGCGCAGTTCGTCCCAGTCCGCGTGCGGGAAGTTCATCCTCGGCGAGAAGTCGACGACCATCCTCAACCGCAACTACTCGTTCGTCGCCGAATGCCTCGGCAAGAACGCGATCAGCCGGGGCGAGGGGCCGCTGGTCTTCAAGTCGAACACGGCCGAGCGCTGGTACATGTTCATCGACGAGTACGGCGGCAGGGGCTACATCCCGTTCACCACCACGGACTTGAACGCTCGGCAATGGTCGCCCGTGTCCGGCTACACGATGCCCGGCCGGCCGCGTCACGGCACAGTCCTGCCGGTCACCCAGGCCGAGTACGACCGCCTGCTGCAGCGCTGGGGCTGAACCCCGCGGTCATTTCGAGCCATTCGTCTCAGGAGGCAACAATGAGCAACAGGCACATGCTGCGCGCCATCGCGGGGCTGACCGCTCTCGCGACCGTGGTGGCAGCCGGGACCCAGGCGACGGTGCCGGCCCACGCCGTTTTCGGCACCGCGGACATCAAACCGATCGAAAGCAACATCGCTGCCAAGTTCTGGGCCTCGGCCACGGCGAGCAGCGGCTCGTCCACCGCCCGGCGGGCCATCGACGGCGATCCCGCGACGGCCTGGGCCACGGACAAGGCCGGCCCACAGCGGCTGACCGTTGATCTCGGCGGCGCCTACGACAACCTGCGTAAGGTGCGGGTCCGGTTCGCGGATCCGGGCATGGTGAACAGGTACGTCGTTGAGGCGTCGTCCGACGGTCGCCGCTGGTCCAGAATTGCCGACCGGTCCGACGCTCGCGTCCGATCGCGTGGTGCCGTCCACTTGTTCACCCGGCCTGGAACGCGTTTCGTGCGGCTCACCATCGCCGGCCGTGCCGGAGTGGGCGTCAGTGAGCTCGAGGTCTTCAACTACCTGCGCGACGATCTCGTCCTCGGTGCCGACCTGTCGTGGATAGACGACTACCAGACCCGGGAGTACTGGGTCGATCCGCTGGCGGCCGATCGCGGCGCCGGGCCGAACTTGCTGGACGTGGTCAAGGATCGCGGCATGCAGCACTCGAGGTTGCGGATCTGGAACGAGCCGAGGAGCGAGAGCACCGGGGAGCCGACACCCGTTCCACGCCAAGGGCCGGAGCGATCGCTTCAGTCGGCACAGTGGATCAAGCAGCGGGGCATGGGCCTCGGTATCGACTTCCACTACGCGGACTCGTGGGCAGACCCGAGCAAGCAGCCGAAACCACGCGACTGGGCTGAGCTGGAGTTCGACGAGCTGACCCGTTCGGTGTACGACTTCACTGCCGACTATCTTCGCCGGCTGGCCGCGCAGGGCACCGTTCCGGACAAGGTTGCTGTCGGCAACGAGATCATCAACGGCTTCATGTACGGCAGTGAGGCCGCCCTCATCGGTACGACGGCCCCGCCGTACTTCGTCGACCAGGCCTCGATCTACCAGTCCAAGCCCGGTGGCGGCCTGCTCTGGAAGTACTGGGGATCGGCCGATCCCGTCGAGCAGCGGCTCTACAACGAGGCGTGGGACCGATTCACCACGCTGGCGGCGGCCGGGATCAAGGCGGTCCGCGACGCGTCGCCACGATCCAAGGTGGAGATCCACGTCATCGTCGGCACCGGGCGATTGGCCAAGACGATGGAGTTCTGGCACCAGTTCCTCACCCGCGTCAAGGCCAAGGGGCAGGACCCGGACGTGCTCGCGATCTCGTACTACCCGGAGTGGCACGGCACGCCCGAAGCCCTCGACGTCAACCTGCACACGATGGCCACCACCTACCCCGACTACGAGCTCGACGTCGCCGAGACCTCCTACCCGGCGTCGGGCGGCAACGGCACACCGATGCCGAACTCACCCTTCCCGCGCACCATCCAGGGGCAAGCGGATGCGATCCAGCGGGTCTTCCAGGCCGCCAATGACGTGGTCGACAACCAGGGGAGTGGCGTGCTGACCTGGGAACCGGCCGGCTGGCAATCGATGTTCCGCGCCGTACCCAATCTGCCGAACACCTGGGAACCGCACGCGTCGATCAACGTGTACAACGCCAGCCGGGCAAAGCACATCCTCGAAGACACCGTCTACGTCACCACTGCGGTGGGCGCGACGCCGGTGCTGCCGCGCACCATCCGCATGCTCACCACCGCGACCAGAAAGGTCAGCGCCGTCCCAGTCCGCTGGCAGCCGCTGCCGCCCGCAGCGACTGACACCCCGGGCCAGATCGTCCTAGCCGGCGCGACCGAGAAGGGACCGGTGTCTGCCGTCATCGATGTGGTCGAACGTACATCCGCCCCTTAACCACAGCACGGAGACCAATGATGGAACTCAGATCGTCGTTCATCGCTGCCACCGTTATCGCCTGCTCGGCCGTCATGTTGCCGGCCGCACCCGCATCGGCGGCACCGACCCGGTACGAAGCCGAGTCCGCGCCGGCGACGTGCAGCGGCACCATCGACACGGACCACGCGGGCTACTCGGGGACAGGATTCTGCAACGGTGCGAACGCCGTTGGCGCCGCGGCACAATTCACTGTCAACGCCACGACGTCGGGCACCGCTACGGTGGGGATCCGATTCGCGAGCGGTACCACGACCGCCCGGCCCGCGGACGTCATCGTGAACGGCTCGAGGGTCTCGGCCACGACGTTCGAGGGAACCGGTACCTGGTCGTCGTGGTCGACCAAAACCCTTGCGGTGCAGGTGAACGCGGGCAGCAACACGATCGGGCTCAGCCCGACCACCGCCGCCGGCCTTCCCAACGTGGACTACGTCGAGTTCGAGGTGACGGCCGGCGGGTCGCCTGGCACGGGCCGGCTGGATGACCCGAACCTCCAGTACTACGGTCGCTGGAATCGGTCGAACTCGTCCTTCTACACGATGGGCTGGGCCGGCGGCTACGTCGATGCGCGGTTCACCGGGAGCTCAATCGGCGTACGTCAGCGAAACGCCATCGACCTGTTCTACTCCATCGACGGCGGATCGTTGCGCTGGCGTCGTAACGTCTCGGGGAACGTCACTCTCGCCACCGGGTTGGCGACTGGCTCGCACAGCGTGCGCATCGGCTATCGGGAGCGAGCCGGTTCGTACAACGGCGATGCGGGCTTCGGCGGCCTCATCCTCGCCGGGGGAGGGCAGACCGCGCCGGTCGCCCGGCCGCAGAACCTCGTCGAGTTCATCGGTGACTCGATCACTGTCGGCCAGCCCAACGCCGACCGGCCTTTCGTCGCCTACCCGTGGCGGGCCGGCGAGGCGCTCGGAGCGGGGCACACCCAGGTGGCTGAAGGTGGCGCCTGCCTGGTCAGCCGGGACTGCGTCGGAATGATGGACTGGTTCCGCCGCTCGACGTCGCGGGCGACAACCGACGACTGGAACTTCTCGACCTATCAGGCGACCGGGGTCGTCATCAACCTGGGCACCAACGACGTCGGTCATGGCGTATCCGCGGCGCAGTTCCAGCAGGGGTACGTCGTCCTGCTCGAGCGGGTTCGCCGGGCCTACCCGAATGCTCACATCTTCGCGATGCAGACCTTCCGGAACCGGTACGTGCCGGAGACGCGCAACGCCGTCGCGGCCCGCACTGCGGCCGGAGACAGCAAGGTCCACTTCGTCGATACGACCGGCTGGATCAATACGACCACTGACCTGGTCGACGCCGTCCATCCCAGCCCGACCGGCCACGCCAAGATCGCCCAACGGCTGGCGCCGATCCTCGACCAGTACCTCTGATCACCGCAATGGCACAGGTAGCCCAAACAGAGGAGTCAAAATGATGAGGAAGTTTTCCAGACGAACGATGGCAGCGGCGCTGGTCCCCCTTGCGCTGACTTTGACGTTGGCCGGCGGCATCTCGACCGCAGGCGCAAGTACGCCGGCGCTCCAGCCTGCCGCGAGTGCCACGATACAAAATGACGTGTTCTGGAAGGACACCGCCGGGAATCCGATCTATTCCCAGGGTGGCGGCGTGCTGAAAGTCGGCAGCACGTACTACTGGTATGGAGTGAAATACAACGGCGCGGTCACCTATTACAACAACCCCGCCGCTGGAAAGAATAGCAACACTTCCTTCAATGCCATCACCATCTATTCTTCCACCGATCTGGCGAACTGGAAGTTCGAGGGCAACGCGATGACGTCCGCGGAGCTCAGGGGCGGCTGGATCGGCCGGGTGGGCGTTGCGCGCAACCCCACCACGGGCAAGTACGTGCTGGTCTCTCAGCTCGACAGCGGGCTGGTTTTCGCCACCAGTAGCACGCCGAACGGCCGCTTCACGCGGGCGGCCACCCAGTCGAACATCGCGAATGTCACCACCGGCATGTCCGGGGATCAATCGATCTTCACCGACGACGACGGCCGAGCGTACGTGATCTTCAGCAACAAGAGCGGTAGATCCCACCTGTACGTTTCACCGCTCCGCACGTCCGACTACCTGCACGTCGAACCCGCTAGGAATATTTACAACAGTTCTTCGGGTGGGCGTGAAGGCAATATCATGTTCAAGAACGCCGGGACGTATTACTTCTGTTCTTCCGATCTGCACGGCTGGAATTCCTCCCGGACGTACTGCATCACCTCCAGGAACATCTATGGCCCGTATTCTTCGGAGTTCGTGTTGCAGGGCACCAGTGCCGATTTCTCGCACGTGACGCAGACCGGTCTGGCGTTTTCGGTGAACGGTTCCGCGGGGTCGTTCGTCATGTTCGGCGGAGATCGCTGGAGCGACTTCGCCGGAAACGGGATCGGCTACAACGACTGGATGCCGGTCACCTTCAACGGGACGACGCCGGTCTTCCATTCGCTGAACCAGTGGAACGTCGACGCCGCCGCGGGGACGTGGTCCGTCGGCAGCGGCAACAACTACGTCCTGAACCCGAGCGTCGAGGCCGACCGAGTTGCCCAGAACAAGCTCGCCGGGTGGACGAACGCGGACAACGTCAGCGGCGACCCGAACAGCAACAAACTCGGCGGGCACACTGGACGCTGGGCGATGTCGCAGTACTACTCGTCCGCTTACAACGCCAGCATGTCCCAGAACATCTCGGTGCCGAACGGAACCTATACCTTGTCGGCCTGGGTCAAGAGCAGTGGCGGGCAGAAGAGGGCGAACATCTTCGCCAAGAACTTCGGTGCAAGCGAGCTGAATCGTTCGATCAGCCAGTCGATGGGCAGCTGGACGAAGATCAGCGTCCCCGGCATCACCGTGACCAACGGGTCCATCCAGGTCGGCGTGCTGTCCGACGCGAATGCGGGCAACTGGGTGAACGTCGACGACTTCAGCCTCGTGCGAACCATCTAGCGTCGACACCACGGAGACCGACGATGAAACTCACGTCCTGCCTCAAGATTTCCACCGTCTCTGCCGCCCTGCTGGCCGTTGCGGCAACCATCTTCTCCGCCATCGTCGCGACGGCGGCTCCGACTCGGTACGAGGCCGAGTTGGCGCCGGCCACGTGTGACGGAGTTGTCGCTTCCACGCACGCCGGCTACTCCGGCAGCGGGTATTGCGATGGCAGAAACGCCGTCGGCGCGGCAGCCCAATTCGCGGTCGACACCTCCGCGGCCGGGACGGCGAAGCTCACGGTGCGGTTCGCCAACGGCACCGCGGCCATCCGCCTCGCGGACGTCGTGGTTAACGGTTCGAAGGCTGCGGCGGTGGCATTCGACACCACCGGCGGCTGGGCGACGTGGACGACGACGACGGTGACGCTGTCGTTGAACTCCGGCACCAACACCGTGCGGTTCAGCCCCACCAGCGCTGACGGCTTACCCAACATCGACTACGCCGAGTTCGACGTGACGGCCCAGTCTCGCTCGGAGGCCGAGGTGTCACCGGCGACCTGTGACGGCACTATCGACTCGAACTACGCAGGCTTCTCCGGGACCGGATTCTGCAATGGCGCCAACGCGATCGGCGCGGCGGCACAATTCGTCGTCAGCGCTACGGGGGCAGGATCGGTGACGCTGTCGGTCCGGTTCGCCAACGGTACGACGGCGCGACCGGCCGACGTACTGGTGAACGGAACCAGGGTGCAGTCGACATCGTTCGAGAGCACCGGCGCGTGGGCGACGTGGTCGACAAAGACGATGACGGTGTCGCTGAACTCTGGCAGCAATACCGTGCGGTTCAGTCCGACCACGTCCGGTGGACTTCCGAACATCGACTACCTCGATCTGACGCTGGAGCCCAACCCGACACCGTGTGATCCGCCGACGACCCCGCCAACGACTCCGCCCACGCAGCCCCGGGTCACCATCTGGCTGGCCGGCGACTCCACGATGGCGAACCCTTCGGGCGGAGCAACCTGCCCAGTCGGGTGGGGCCACCAATTCGCCCAGTACTTCAACAGCAATGTGACCGTGAAGAACAGCGCTGTCGGCGGCCGAAGCATCCAGACGTGGCTGTACGACCCCAACGTCAGCAGCAGCAAGAACTCGGCCGGCGAGTGCATCATCAATCCGGTCACCTATTCCGAACGTTGGCGGGCGATGCTCGACTCGGCCAATGGCATGAAGCCCGGCGACTATCTGTTCATCCAGTTCGGAATCAACGACGGTTCCAGCACCTGCCCGCGGCACGTGGGGTCGGCACGCTACCGCGAGCTGCTCGGCATGATGGCAAGCGCAGCCAAGGCACGCGGCGCTCATCCCGTGTTCCTGACTCCGGTCGCCGCGCTGAGGTGTTCGGGCAGCACCGCGGTGGGCAATCGTGGGTTCATCACCGAGACGAACACGGCCGCCGGCACCAGCCAGGTGCCCGTCATCGACCTGCACAGGCTGAGTTACACCCTCTACAACACGCTCCGGTTCTGCCCCTTCAACGGCGATTGGGGTTCCGGTCCGGTGGGCGCCTTCTTCTGCAACGACCACACTCACTTCGATGTGACCGGAGCCCGGCAGATCGCCGGTGTTGTCAGCAAGGCGGTCCGCGATCAGCGCATCCCGCTTGCCGCCTACCTCAAGTGAGCCCGAACCTCGGAGGAGCTCGAATGTATGTCGATCACCGGCGAACCCGCCGGCCTCACTGGCCTCGGGCCGTGGCGGCGCTGGTCGCGGTGGCCGTCGGTCTCGTCGTACCAACGGAGGAAGCCGGTGCGGCAGATGGCGTATTCATCGACGAGACGTTCAGCGTGCAAACGATGCCCGCGAATTTCGGGTTCCGTACGGGAGCCGAGGTGAGTAACGGTGTTCTGAACGTCACCAAAGGGATGGGCAACTACACCACCTCGGTCAAGCCGTTCGACGCCGACGTGGCGCAGGCGAAGACGCTCGACCTGAGCTTCGACTGG
Encoded here:
- a CDS encoding GDSL-type esterase/lipase family protein, encoding MELRSSFIAATVIACSAVMLPAAPASAAPTRYEAESAPATCSGTIDTDHAGYSGTGFCNGANAVGAAAQFTVNATTSGTATVGIRFASGTTTARPADVIVNGSRVSATTFEGTGTWSSWSTKTLAVQVNAGSNTIGLSPTTAAGLPNVDYVEFEVTAGGSPGTGRLDDPNLQYYGRWNRSNSSFYTMGWAGGYVDARFTGSSIGVRQRNAIDLFYSIDGGSLRWRRNVSGNVTLATGLATGSHSVRIGYRERAGSYNGDAGFGGLILAGGGQTAPVARPQNLVEFIGDSITVGQPNADRPFVAYPWRAGEALGAGHTQVAEGGACLVSRDCVGMMDWFRRSTSRATTDDWNFSTYQATGVVINLGTNDVGHGVSAAQFQQGYVVLLERVRRAYPNAHIFAMQTFRNRYVPETRNAVAARTAAGDSKVHFVDTTGWINTTTDLVDAVHPSPTGHAKIAQRLAPILDQYL
- a CDS encoding family 43 glycosylhydrolase — encoded protein: MMRKFSRRTMAAALVPLALTLTLAGGISTAGASTPALQPAASATIQNDVFWKDTAGNPIYSQGGGVLKVGSTYYWYGVKYNGAVTYYNNPAAGKNSNTSFNAITIYSSTDLANWKFEGNAMTSAELRGGWIGRVGVARNPTTGKYVLVSQLDSGLVFATSSTPNGRFTRAATQSNIANVTTGMSGDQSIFTDDDGRAYVIFSNKSGRSHLYVSPLRTSDYLHVEPARNIYNSSSGGREGNIMFKNAGTYYFCSSDLHGWNSSRTYCITSRNIYGPYSSEFVLQGTSADFSHVTQTGLAFSVNGSAGSFVMFGGDRWSDFAGNGIGYNDWMPVTFNGTTPVFHSLNQWNVDAAAGTWSVGSGNNYVLNPSVEADRVAQNKLAGWTNADNVSGDPNSNKLGGHTGRWAMSQYYSSAYNASMSQNISVPNGTYTLSAWVKSSGGQKRANIFAKNFGASELNRSISQSMGSWTKISVPGITVTNGSIQVGVLSDANAGNWVNVDDFSLVRTI
- a CDS encoding carbohydrate-binding protein, translating into MKLTSCLKISTVSAALLAVAATIFSAIVATAAPTRYEAELAPATCDGVVASTHAGYSGSGYCDGRNAVGAAAQFAVDTSAAGTAKLTVRFANGTAAIRLADVVVNGSKAAAVAFDTTGGWATWTTTTVTLSLNSGTNTVRFSPTSADGLPNIDYAEFDVTAQSRSEAEVSPATCDGTIDSNYAGFSGTGFCNGANAIGAAAQFVVSATGAGSVTLSVRFANGTTARPADVLVNGTRVQSTSFESTGAWATWSTKTMTVSLNSGSNTVRFSPTTSGGLPNIDYLDLTLEPNPTPCDPPTTPPTTPPTQPRVTIWLAGDSTMANPSGGATCPVGWGHQFAQYFNSNVTVKNSAVGGRSIQTWLYDPNVSSSKNSAGECIINPVTYSERWRAMLDSANGMKPGDYLFIQFGINDGSSTCPRHVGSARYRELLGMMASAAKARGAHPVFLTPVAALRCSGSTAVGNRGFITETNTAAGTSQVPVIDLHRLSYTLYNTLRFCPFNGDWGSGPVGAFFCNDHTHFDVTGARQIAGVVSKAVRDQRIPLAAYLK